From the genome of Streptomyces sp. NBC_01260, one region includes:
- the topA gene encoding type I DNA topoisomerase, with product MSPTSETAQGGRRLVIVESPAKAKTIKGYLGPGYVVEASVGHIRDLPNGAAEVPDEYTGEVRRLGVDVENDFQPIYVVNADKKAQVRKLKQLLAESDELFLATDEDREGEAIAWHLQEVLKPKVPVHRMVFHEITKDAIRAAVANPRELNQRMVDAQETRRILDRLYGYEVSPVLWKKVMPRLSAGRVQSVATRLVVERERERIAFRSAEYWDLTGTFATGRTGDASDPSTLTARLSAVDGRRIAQGRDFGPDGQLKSGSGQTLHLDETNARALAAALAESTFAVRSVESKPYRRSPYAPFRTTTLQQEASRKLGFGAKATMQVAQKLYENGFITYMRTDSTTLSDTAISAARAQVTQLYGANYLPDKPRTYAGKVKNAQEAHEAIRPSGDRFRTPAETGLTGDQFRLYELIWKRTVASQMKDAVGNSVTVKIGGRASDGRDAEFSASGKTITFHGFMKAYVEGADDPNAELDDRERRLPQVAEGDALTSDEISVDGHATKPPARYTEASLVKELEEREIGRPSTYASIIGTILDRGYVFKKGTALVPSFLSFAVVNLLEKHFGRLVDYDFTARMEDDLDRIARGEAQSVPWLKRFYFGATAGDEAAGAGKASDAGNGDGDHLGGLKELVTDLGAIDAREISSFPVGNDIKLRVGRYGPYIERGEKDSEGHQRADVPEDLAPDELSVEYAEELLAKPSGDFELGADPVSGNQIIAKDGRYGPYVTEVLPEGTPKTGKNAVKPRTASLFKSMSLDTVTLADALKLMSLPRVVGEDAEGVEITAQNGRYGPYLKKGTDSRSLTSEDQLFDITLDEALAIYAQPKQRGRAAAKPPLKELGTDPVSGAPVVVKDGRFGAYVTDGETNATLRSDDSVEEITPERGYELLAEKRAKGPAKKKTAKKAPAKKATAKKAPAKKAAAAKKTAAKKTTTAAAKKTAAKKTTATAAKKAASAAASTEE from the coding sequence TTGTCCCCGACCAGCGAGACCGCACAGGGCGGCCGCCGACTCGTCATCGTCGAGTCGCCTGCCAAGGCGAAGACGATCAAGGGCTATCTCGGCCCCGGATACGTCGTCGAGGCGAGCGTCGGGCACATCCGCGACCTCCCGAACGGTGCCGCGGAGGTGCCGGACGAGTACACCGGCGAGGTGCGTCGGCTCGGCGTCGACGTCGAGAACGACTTCCAGCCCATCTATGTCGTCAATGCCGACAAGAAGGCCCAGGTCAGGAAGCTCAAGCAGCTGCTGGCCGAGTCGGACGAACTCTTCCTCGCCACCGATGAGGACCGCGAGGGCGAAGCCATCGCGTGGCACCTGCAGGAAGTGCTCAAGCCCAAGGTCCCGGTCCACCGGATGGTCTTCCACGAGATCACCAAGGACGCGATCCGGGCGGCCGTCGCCAACCCGCGCGAGCTCAACCAGCGCATGGTCGACGCCCAGGAAACCCGCCGCATCCTCGACCGCCTCTACGGCTACGAGGTCTCGCCGGTCCTGTGGAAGAAGGTCATGCCGCGGCTGTCGGCGGGCCGCGTCCAGTCCGTCGCCACCCGCCTCGTCGTCGAGCGGGAGCGCGAGCGCATCGCCTTCCGCTCCGCCGAGTACTGGGATCTGACCGGCACGTTCGCCACCGGCCGCACCGGTGACGCCTCCGATCCCTCGACGCTCACCGCCCGCCTCAGCGCGGTCGACGGGCGCCGTATCGCCCAGGGCCGCGACTTCGGTCCGGACGGGCAGCTGAAGTCCGGATCCGGCCAGACGCTGCACCTGGACGAGACGAACGCCCGCGCCCTGGCCGCCGCGCTCGCCGAGTCCACGTTCGCCGTCCGGTCCGTCGAGTCGAAGCCGTACCGCCGTTCCCCGTACGCCCCCTTCCGCACGACGACCCTCCAGCAGGAGGCGAGCCGGAAGCTGGGCTTCGGGGCCAAGGCCACCATGCAGGTCGCGCAGAAGCTGTACGAGAACGGCTTCATCACCTACATGCGTACCGACTCCACGACCCTCTCGGACACCGCGATCTCCGCGGCCCGGGCCCAGGTCACGCAGTTGTACGGGGCGAACTACCTGCCGGACAAGCCGCGCACGTACGCCGGCAAGGTCAAGAACGCGCAGGAGGCGCACGAGGCGATCCGCCCCTCCGGCGACCGCTTCCGCACCCCTGCCGAGACCGGCCTCACCGGCGACCAGTTCCGGCTCTACGAGCTGATCTGGAAGCGGACCGTCGCCTCCCAGATGAAGGACGCGGTCGGTAACTCCGTCACCGTCAAGATCGGCGGCCGGGCGAGCGACGGCCGGGACGCCGAGTTCTCCGCGTCCGGCAAGACGATCACCTTCCATGGCTTCATGAAGGCGTACGTCGAAGGCGCCGACGACCCGAACGCCGAGCTCGACGACCGTGAGCGCCGGCTGCCGCAGGTTGCCGAGGGTGACGCGCTGACCTCGGACGAGATCTCGGTCGACGGTCACGCGACGAAGCCGCCGGCCCGATACACCGAGGCCTCGCTGGTCAAGGAGCTCGAAGAGCGCGAGATCGGCCGTCCGTCGACGTACGCCTCGATCATCGGGACGATTCTCGACCGCGGGTACGTGTTCAAGAAGGGGACGGCGCTCGTGCCGTCGTTCCTCTCGTTCGCCGTGGTCAACCTGCTGGAGAAGCACTTCGGCCGGCTCGTCGACTACGACTTCACGGCCCGCATGGAGGACGACCTCGACCGCATCGCGCGGGGCGAGGCCCAGTCCGTGCCGTGGCTGAAGCGTTTCTACTTCGGTGCGACCGCCGGGGACGAGGCGGCGGGCGCCGGGAAGGCCTCCGACGCGGGCAACGGCGACGGCGACCACCTCGGCGGGCTCAAGGAGCTCGTCACCGACCTCGGCGCCATCGACGCCCGCGAGATCTCCTCGTTCCCCGTCGGCAACGACATCAAGCTCCGGGTCGGCCGGTACGGCCCGTACATCGAGCGCGGCGAGAAGGACTCCGAGGGCCACCAGCGCGCGGACGTCCCCGAGGACCTGGCCCCCGACGAACTGTCCGTCGAGTACGCGGAGGAGCTGCTGGCCAAGCCGAGCGGCGACTTCGAACTCGGTGCTGACCCGGTCAGCGGGAACCAGATCATCGCCAAGGACGGGCGCTACGGCCCGTACGTCACCGAGGTGCTGCCCGAGGGCACCCCGAAGACCGGCAAGAACGCGGTGAAGCCGCGGACCGCCTCGCTCTTCAAGTCGATGTCGCTGGACACGGTGACGCTGGCCGACGCGCTGAAGCTGATGTCGCTGCCGCGCGTCGTCGGCGAGGACGCCGAGGGCGTCGAGATCACCGCGCAGAACGGCCGCTACGGCCCGTACCTGAAGAAGGGCACGGACTCGCGGTCGCTCACCTCCGAGGACCAGCTCTTCGACATCACGCTCGATGAGGCGCTGGCGATCTACGCCCAGCCGAAGCAGCGCGGCCGGGCCGCGGCCAAGCCGCCGCTGAAGGAACTGGGCACGGACCCGGTGAGCGGGGCGCCGGTGGTCGTGAAGGACGGCCGCTTCGGCGCGTACGTCACCGACGGCGAGACGAACGCGACGCTGCGGTCCGACGACAGCGTCGAGGAGATCACGCCGGAGCGCGGCTACGAACTGCTCGCCGAGAAGCGGGCCAAGGGGCCCGCCAAGAAGAAGACGGCGAAGAAGGCCCCGGCCAAGAAGGCGACCGCGAAGAAGGCGCCTGCGAAGAAGGCGGCCGCGGCCAAGAAGACCGCCGCGAAGAAGACGACGACGGCGGCGGCCAAGAAGACCGCGGCCAAGAAGACGACTGCGACGGCGGCGAAGAAGGCCGCTTCTGCGGCGGCGTCGACGGAGGAGTGA
- the tmk gene encoding dTMP kinase yields MTRAEQPTVVSPTSDTLAADSRERAVRALLRIPPLKRLWSAQLVGGIGDALALLVLVLLSLQAAVLEGSFGSGYRGAAFAVAAVFGARIISTLLFGAVLLGPLTTLTAPGGPIDRRWLMIGADGLRLALLVVAPLWIDWMPDRALMMILITVFVTGVGERLWRVAKESAAPALLPAPPIEGAAVRPLPDHLDALRRLSLRTDFAAVPVAAAVLLVATLIGNLLGSGLDWFSFHQAALGSYVAAGLFSASISILYFLELPGTATPRPRSPLEGLRRPTTGSGPDKGRTGAVPLIVGTCAAVAGAIAAAGAAAVLHATDLGGGPATLALLILALTGGTGVGIRTAGKVLPALSRRRLLSLATAVTGVALLVMGLVPDTATVVLIAVLAGYAAGVAANTGHVLVDQETEEFRRARTTEHLQAVVRVLIALGAVGGPLLAAAIGTHRLTAGDFVFAHGGAAFTLMLIGALLLPVAAIVLAKTDDRSGVPLRRDLREALRGGDPAVAPAATGFFLALEGGDGAGKSTQVEALAEWIRAKGHEVVVTREPGATPVGKRLRSILLDVSSAGLSNRAEALLYAADRAEHVDSVVRPALERGAIVISDRYIDSSVAYQGAGRDLAPTEIARISRWATSGLVPHLTVLLDVDPETARERFTEAPDRLESEPPEFHARVRSGFLTLAAADPTRYLVVDAGQEPESITTVVRHRLDQLLPLSEAEIKALEAARKAAEEEARRLAEEEAARKAEEERLERERQEQLAKLRAEEEERKRRELEEARRREAERQAEEARQRAEEARRIAEEERARLEAEEAAREVEQARLRRQAEEEARQRREAEAQRLEKQRKAEESLLRAEAARRQAEAEAAEAAETARAEAAAAEAEAAEAEAAARASRSSGSSRASGSSSSSGSSGPDNELTVPTPIVNPNEITQPVPSPGEPSSGATRSRSRSSSATWPSDEAETTMIPKVTDPSERSGGRDATGATDETTVLPPVRDAGRESVRDADPADRVPRGIFRDEHPAGSVPERENERTRELPQVTDPHAPQQPAPDQQERSGRPSRRPRPDWAEETPLDDLPTLADELLGDHDDEGPASSGRGRRPRR; encoded by the coding sequence ATGACGCGAGCCGAGCAGCCAACGGTCGTGAGCCCCACCTCCGACACACTTGCCGCAGACTCACGCGAGCGCGCCGTACGAGCCCTGTTGCGTATTCCCCCGCTGAAGCGGTTGTGGAGCGCCCAGCTCGTCGGCGGTATCGGCGATGCACTCGCCCTTCTCGTGCTGGTGTTGCTGTCGCTGCAAGCGGCGGTCCTTGAGGGCTCATTCGGATCCGGATACCGCGGGGCGGCCTTTGCCGTCGCCGCCGTGTTCGGTGCCCGGATTATTTCCACCTTGCTCTTCGGAGCCGTACTTCTGGGGCCTTTGACGACCCTGACGGCGCCGGGCGGGCCGATCGACCGGCGGTGGCTGATGATCGGGGCGGACGGGCTGCGGCTCGCGCTGCTGGTCGTCGCGCCGCTGTGGATCGACTGGATGCCCGACCGGGCGCTCATGATGATCCTGATCACCGTGTTCGTCACCGGCGTCGGTGAACGCCTGTGGCGGGTCGCCAAGGAGAGTGCCGCTCCCGCGCTGCTGCCCGCCCCGCCCATCGAGGGCGCCGCGGTACGCCCGCTGCCGGACCACCTCGACGCGCTGCGCCGGCTCTCCCTGCGGACCGACTTCGCCGCCGTCCCCGTCGCCGCGGCCGTGCTGCTGGTGGCCACGCTGATCGGGAATCTGCTGGGCTCGGGCCTGGACTGGTTCTCCTTCCACCAGGCGGCCCTCGGCTCGTACGTCGCGGCCGGGCTGTTCTCCGCCTCCATCTCCATCCTGTACTTCCTGGAACTGCCCGGTACGGCCACGCCCCGGCCGCGCTCCCCCCTGGAGGGGCTGCGCCGGCCGACCACCGGCAGCGGACCGGACAAGGGCCGTACCGGTGCCGTCCCGCTGATCGTCGGGACCTGCGCCGCTGTCGCCGGAGCGATCGCGGCCGCGGGTGCCGCCGCCGTACTGCACGCCACCGACCTGGGCGGCGGCCCCGCCACCCTCGCGCTGCTGATCCTGGCCCTCACCGGCGGTACGGGTGTCGGTATCCGCACCGCCGGCAAGGTGCTGCCGGCGCTGTCGCGGCGACGGCTGCTCTCCCTGGCCACCGCCGTCACCGGAGTCGCGCTCCTGGTGATGGGCCTGGTGCCGGACACGGCGACCGTCGTGCTGATCGCGGTGCTCGCCGGGTACGCGGCGGGCGTCGCCGCGAACACCGGCCATGTCCTCGTCGATCAGGAGACCGAGGAATTCCGCCGGGCCCGGACCACCGAACACCTCCAGGCCGTCGTCCGGGTCCTGATCGCGCTCGGCGCGGTCGGGGGCCCGCTGCTGGCCGCCGCCATCGGTACGCACCGGCTGACGGCCGGTGACTTCGTCTTCGCGCACGGCGGTGCCGCTTTCACCCTGATGCTGATCGGCGCCCTGCTGCTGCCGGTTGCCGCGATCGTGCTCGCGAAGACGGACGACCGTTCCGGAGTGCCGCTGCGGCGCGATCTGCGCGAGGCGCTGCGTGGCGGCGATCCGGCCGTCGCACCCGCCGCGACCGGTTTCTTCCTCGCCCTGGAGGGCGGCGACGGAGCCGGCAAGTCCACCCAGGTCGAGGCGCTCGCCGAGTGGATCCGGGCCAAGGGACACGAGGTCGTCGTCACCCGGGAGCCCGGGGCCACGCCCGTCGGCAAGCGGCTGCGGTCGATCCTGCTCGACGTGTCTTCGGCCGGGCTCTCCAACCGTGCCGAGGCGCTGCTGTACGCCGCCGACCGTGCCGAGCACGTCGACTCGGTCGTGCGTCCGGCGCTCGAACGCGGCGCCATCGTCATCTCCGACCGCTACATCGACTCGTCCGTCGCCTACCAGGGCGCCGGGCGCGATCTCGCGCCGACCGAGATCGCCCGGATCTCGCGGTGGGCGACGAGTGGGCTCGTACCGCATCTGACGGTGCTCCTGGACGTCGACCCGGAGACCGCGCGCGAACGGTTCACCGAGGCGCCCGACCGGCTGGAGTCCGAGCCGCCCGAGTTCCACGCCCGGGTGCGGTCCGGCTTCCTGACACTGGCCGCGGCCGACCCGACGCGCTATCTGGTGGTGGACGCCGGCCAGGAACCGGAGTCGATCACCACGGTGGTACGGCACCGGCTCGACCAGCTCCTTCCGCTCTCCGAGGCCGAGATCAAGGCCCTGGAAGCGGCACGCAAGGCCGCCGAGGAAGAGGCCAGGCGCCTCGCCGAGGAAGAGGCGGCGCGCAAGGCCGAGGAGGAGCGCCTGGAGCGCGAGCGGCAGGAACAGCTCGCCAAGCTCCGCGCCGAGGAGGAGGAGCGCAAGCGCCGCGAGCTGGAGGAAGCACGCCGGCGCGAGGCCGAACGCCAGGCGGAGGAGGCCCGGCAGCGCGCCGAGGAGGCCCGCCGGATCGCGGAGGAGGAGCGGGCCCGGCTGGAGGCCGAGGAAGCGGCCCGCGAGGTCGAGCAGGCTCGGCTGCGCCGCCAGGCCGAGGAGGAGGCGCGGCAACGCCGGGAGGCCGAGGCGCAGCGTCTTGAGAAGCAGCGCAAGGCCGAGGAGTCGCTGCTGAGGGCCGAGGCGGCACGCCGCCAGGCCGAGGCCGAAGCGGCTGAGGCGGCCGAGACCGCGCGTGCGGAAGCCGCCGCGGCCGAGGCGGAAGCGGCGGAGGCCGAGGCGGCCGCGAGGGCTTCCCGGTCGTCCGGGTCGTCCAGGGCGTCCGGCTCGTCCTCGTCGTCCGGCTCGTCCGGGCCGGACAACGAGCTGACGGTGCCGACCCCGATCGTCAACCCGAACGAGATCACTCAGCCGGTTCCTTCCCCGGGGGAGCCGTCGTCCGGCGCCACCCGTTCCCGTTCCCGGTCCTCGTCCGCCACCTGGCCCTCCGACGAGGCCGAGACGACGATGATCCCGAAGGTCACCGACCCGTCCGAGCGCTCCGGCGGGCGGGACGCGACAGGCGCGACGGACGAGACGACGGTGCTTCCGCCGGTACGGGACGCGGGCCGCGAGTCCGTGCGGGACGCCGATCCGGCCGACCGGGTACCTCGGGGCATCTTCCGCGACGAGCACCCGGCCGGCTCCGTGCCGGAGCGCGAGAACGAGCGCACCCGCGAGCTCCCGCAGGTCACCGACCCGCACGCGCCCCAGCAGCCGGCCCCGGACCAGCAGGAGCGCTCCGGCCGGCCGTCCCGGCGGCCCCGCCCCGACTGGGCGGAGGAGACCCCGCTGGACGATCTGCCGACACTGGCGGACGAACTGCTCGGCGACCACGACGACGAGGGCCCCGCGTCCTCGGGCCGGGGACGTCGCCCGCGCCGCTGA